A window of Bacteroidia bacterium genomic DNA:
CCAACTACAATTACTTTTTTGTATTGTCCTGATTCAATAAATTTAGATGCTGTTACCAAGCTGAACATAAAACCGGAGCAAGCGGCAGAAATATCGTAACTAAATCCGTTTTTAATTCCACATTTATCTGCAATGATATTGGCAGTAGCAGGGAATTGCATGTCGGGTGTTACGGTAGCACAAATCAAAAGTTCAACTTCATCCGGTTTGGTATTGGTTTTTTCCAGCAACTTATTTACTGCATGCACAGCCATTTCTGAAGACCCCATTCCTTCGCCTTTCAAAATTCGGCGTTCTCTAATTCCGGTACGAGATTGAATCCATTCGTCGGTGGTATCAACCATTTTTTCCAATTCCTCGTTGGTTAGAACATATTCAGGAACATAGGCTGAAATTCCGGTAATTGCGGCGGTTATTTTATTCATGGGAAACAAAAAAAGCCGAAAGGAAAATCCTTCCGGCAAATACATATTTTGTTAATAAGGCATACAGCAAACCTGGTGAAACTGAATCACATCAATTGATGAAAGCTTGCTAAAAAAGGTTCAAGGAAACGGATTATGCCGTTTTTTCCATTACAACGCGTCCTTTGTAGTACAATTTTCCTTCGTACCAGTGCGCGCGGTGAAAAAGGTGAACTTCGCCGGTAGTTGGACAAGTAGCCAAGGTTGGAGCTACAGCTTTGTAGTGAGTCCTTCTTTTATCTCTACGGGTTTTGGAGATCTTATGCTTTGGATTTGGCATTTCAGTAAATATTTAAACAGTTTACAATTAGTTCAATTCTAGTCCGCTAAGTTTATCCCAGCGCGGATCACTGGTTTTTTCTTCTGTTTTAGGAGCCAAATTGTCTAATAATTTTAAAACATTTTGGTCACATAAACTATCATCGTTGTTTAGTTCACATCCTACTTTACGAATGGGTACCTGAACTGCAATGAATTCATACAAATGGTGCGATAAATCAAGTTGATAATCATTTTTACCTAAAACAATTACTTCTTCACTTTCATTTTCACCA
This region includes:
- the rpmF gene encoding 50S ribosomal protein L32 produces the protein MPNPKHKISKTRRDKRRTHYKAVAPTLATCPTTGEVHLFHRAHWYEGKLYYKGRVVMEKTA